The DNA segment ATTCCAAAAGAAATAAGAGATATAATGTATGAACATCAGGGAACTACATTCTTAGCTTATTTTTATAATAAAGCTAAAAGTCTTGATCCAAGTGTAACTAAAGAGGAATTTAGATACAGTGGCCCTAAGCCAAGAACAAAAGAATCAGCAATTATTATGCTGGCAGACTCCATAGAGGCAGCAGTTAGGTCAATAGATGATAAAACTCCAAGAGCCATGGAAGAAATGATTAGAAAAATAATAAGCAGTAAAATAGAAGATAATCAACTTTCAGAGGCAGATTTGACATTTAAAGAGATAGAAATAATTATACAGACATTTGTAAAATCTCTTGTGAGTATACATCATGTGAGAATAAAATATCCAGGTCAAAAATAATTAAATATAAAGATATTATAGGGAGAAAAAATGGATGTAGTTGTAGATATTTTACTAGAAATAGAAGGATATAGCAGCCTTATTGATGAAGAAGAAATGAAAAAATATATAAAAGAAGCTCTTGAAAGTGAATTTGAAAGTGATAGACCTGTGTATCTTTCACTGCTCTTTACAGGAAATGAAGAAATTCAAGTAATTAATAAGCAATATAGAGGAAAAGATCAGCCTACAGATGTAATATCTTTTGCATATCATGAAACAGAGGATTTTGATATCGGTCCTTATGATACCCTTGGAGACATAGTGATTTCTATGGAAAGAGTGGAAGAGCAGGCTGCAGAATATAATCACTCTCCTAAGAGGGAACTATATTATGTTTTGACTCATGGATTGCTTCACTTATTAGGATATGATCACATAGAAGAAGATGATAAAAAAGAGATGCGTATAAGAGAAGAAGAAATACTTGGACAATTTGGCTATACAAGAGAGATGTGATATTATGAAAAAAAACTGGAAGAAACATGGTGTTACAGATAGCTTCAATGCTGCTTTTGAAGGATTGTTTGAAGCTATACGAAGTGAAAGACATATGAAGTTTCACTGCTTCTGCACAATAATAGTTTTGATACTTTCATTATTTTTAGATTTGGGAAAATATGAAACACTTTCTTTAATAATAAGTATAACTTTAATGTGGATAGCAGAACTTTTTAATACAGCAATAGAAAGCTGTGTAGACATGGTGACAAAAGAATATCATCCTTTAGCAAAAAGAGCAAAGGATATAGCAGCAAGTGCTGTATTAGTTACAGCTCTTAATGCTCTTCTTGTAGGGTATATAATTTTTGAAAAAAAAATAACTCTTCAATTAAGAAGTGCTTTTTATATATTTAAAAATTCATATCAGCACACAGCATTATCTATTTTTGTAATTATCATAATAATTGTAATATGTTTAAAACTCTTATTTAAAAAAGGAACTCCTTTAAGAGGAGGAATACCAAGTGGGCATAGTGCTCTTGCCAGTTCTATTTTTACAATAATTACATTTTTAACAAATAATCCTAAAATATTTTTTCTTTCTTTAATACTTGTAGTACTTGTAATGCATTCCAGAATAGAAGGGAAGATACATACTCTTTTTGAAACGGTTATAGGAGCTTTCTTAGGGTGGGGAGTTACTTACTTGATTTTATTACTTTTAAAAATGTAGGTGATTAATATGCATACAGCAAAAGAATATATCATGCTTAGTATTTTATCCTATTGTAATTTCACTGAATCTGAATATGAAAAAACTATTCTTGAAATTTTTCAGCAAGATACAGCAAAAAGTATTTTCAATGGAACATTTATTATAATTAATCCTAAATATGATAAATTCTTTTTAGATTATTTTAGAGATATTTTAAATGAATGGAGAGTCTATTATGTAGATAATAGAACTGCTCAAAATCCTCTATCTACAAATACAGGATTTTATTCTGTTGTATTTAAAAAGGGAGAAAGTTATGTGGTAGCTTTCAGAGGGAGTGAAAAATATCCTCTTGAAGATGCTTATAAAGATTTCATAGAAACAGATCTTGCATTAGGATTTGGAAAAATACCCCAACAGTTTTATGAAGGAGTAGAAGTATATTATAAACTTATTAGAGATTTTAAAATACCTCATAACAATATTTCTCTGACTGGACATTCTTTAGGTGGAGGTATAGCCCAATATACAGTACTTATGGTAGATAAGTATTCTAAATATATTCCAAGAACATATATTTGGAATGGAGTTGGAATAAATAGAGATGGAATTATATCTGTATTAGATTTTATAGATCTTGATAAGATATTATCTGAAAATACTGATTTAACTCCAGATGAAAGAGAGAAATTTAAAGAAGTTGCACCTTCATATTTAGAATTTTTATCAAAAGAACTAAAAAAAATAGGTGCTATAAAGGACAGTAAAACAAGTTTAGTAAATAGATATGATGATGTTTATTTTAATATAGATGAAAATTTTGTAAAAAATCTGCTTAAAACTACAAATCTTGAAAAATGTTTTATGAAACTGCCTCTTTCAAGGAGGCGAGAGCTTTTGCTTAAAAAAAATTTTTTTGATGCTGTATTTCAGCTGGATAATATGGGAGAGCTTTTAGAAAAGGCTGAAAAATTTATAGAGAGAGTAAGAGATAATAATATTTATGAAAATAGAGTATTTAATTTTGGACACTCTAAAGACCTTACTAATTCACTATTTAAACATGTAGGTTCCTCATATCTTGTAGATAATAATTTTCATAGGAGAACATTCAAAAAGTATAATTTTTTAAATAATTTGCTGTTACTGACAAAATCTATACAAGATCATCATTTTGAAGATGTGTTTCTTCCCTTTTTAGAAGATGAGGGAGAGGAATGTGGCAATTTCTCAAATAAATTAAGTTTAAATTTTATAGCAAGTGCCATAAGAAAACTGATTACTATGGAATATTGTTTAGCTAAAGAGTTTTTAGGTGATTATTATAGTATGGCTGAAATAAATGAACAAAATTTTACTAGATTAAAAAGTCAAATGATACATGGAATGGAAAATATGGGAGCTGAACTTCCATATAAAAAACATATTATACATCAATTAAATGAAATGGATATAGATATTTTTTCTAAAGTTTGGGAAAAAACAAAGGCAAAGCTTGCCAGTCCTTATAAACTTCAAGATATTTTTGATGTCTTTGTATTTGAACCATATTAATTAATAATA comes from the Fusobacterium sp. genome and includes:
- the ybeY gene encoding rRNA maturation RNase YbeY gives rise to the protein MDVVVDILLEIEGYSSLIDEEEMKKYIKEALESEFESDRPVYLSLLFTGNEEIQVINKQYRGKDQPTDVISFAYHETEDFDIGPYDTLGDIVISMERVEEQAAEYNHSPKRELYYVLTHGLLHLLGYDHIEEDDKKEMRIREEEILGQFGYTREM
- a CDS encoding diacylglycerol kinase, coding for MKKNWKKHGVTDSFNAAFEGLFEAIRSERHMKFHCFCTIIVLILSLFLDLGKYETLSLIISITLMWIAELFNTAIESCVDMVTKEYHPLAKRAKDIAASAVLVTALNALLVGYIIFEKKITLQLRSAFYIFKNSYQHTALSIFVIIIIIVICLKLLFKKGTPLRGGIPSGHSALASSIFTIITFLTNNPKIFFLSLILVVLVMHSRIEGKIHTLFETVIGAFLGWGVTYLILLLLKM